The window AATGATGTTTTCGCACATATTGTGATCGCCGGACGAGATGAAGATCTTCGTGCCGGTCACGTTGAACGTGCCGTCGGGGTTCCGCTTGGCGGAGGTCTTCACCGCGCCGACATCGGAACCGGCGCCCGGTTCGGTGAGGCACATGGTGCCGGCCCATTCGCCGGTGAACATCTTGGGCAGGTACTTGTTCTTGAGTTCGTCGCTGGCGAAGTGATCGAACATGCGGGCCGCGCCGATCGACAACTCGGGATACATGGTGAACGCGGTGCAAGCGCCGCAGAAGAATTCCATGAAGATCATGTTGATGGTGGCCGGCCAACCCATGCCGCCCCATTCCGGGTTGGCGGACAGGGTCAGGAAGCCGTTTTCCACGAAGGTGTCGTAGGCTTCTTTGAAGCCCGCCGGCACGTAGACGTGGCCGTTTTCGAACTTCACGCCGTTCTTGTCGCCGATTTCATTCAGCGGCGCGATGACGTCCTGGGCGATTTTCAACGCCGTCTGGACCATCTGCCAGGCGGTGTCCCAGTCAAAGCCGGCTTCCTGGAATTTGGGATATTTACCCAATTCCCCGACATTCAAGTAATCCTGCAAAACGAAGCGAATGTCGCGCTCGTCAACCAAGTAATGGCCCATGGGTACCCTCCTTCATCGGTATGCATGCAATATCGTTAGTAGTGAGACTACAGGTGCATCTACAATTGGTGAATGAATACTCATTCAGAACAGACGGAGGCTAGCATAAAAGCGACGGGGCCGTCAAGGCAAATCACCCGGCAAATCGCCCGCGATCCGCCGGGCGCGAATAGCGCTTGACAAGACTGGGGCATCCCGTTATACATGGCATCCCTGTTCGGTAGGAAGAACCGCGGATTCGCGGTGGAAGTACATGATTTTTCAGGAGGCAAGAAGGTGGCTAACCACAAAAGCGCCGAGAAACGGATGCGGCAGAGCGAAGACAGACGGTTGCGCAACCGCACCATCCGTTCCCAGGTGAAGACTGAAACCAAAAAGATGCAGACCGTGATCGAATCCGGCGAAGCCGCCGCCGTGAAATCGCAATTGAAAGAGACGATGTCCCAACTGGCGAAAGCGGGCAGCAAGGGCGTGATGAAGAAAAAG is drawn from Myxococcales bacterium and contains these coding sequences:
- the rpsT gene encoding 30S ribosomal protein S20 produces the protein MANHKSAEKRMRQSEDRRLRNRTIRSQVKTETKKMQTVIESGEAAAVKSQLKETMSQLAKAGSKGVMKKKTVSRRIGRLAKAANKKLAPTT